DNA from Campylobacter lari:
CTATAAGCTCATTCGCAGCTTGTAAAATAGCGCTAGTTGAGCGATAATTTTGCTCTAATTTGACTAATTTTACATTGTTAAATTGTTCTTTGAAATTTAAGATATTTTCTATTTTAGCTCCACGCCAACCATAAATACTTTGATCATCATCACCCACCACACAAATATTTTCATGAGACGTGCAAAGTTTTTTTAGAATTTGATATTGTAAGGCATTAGTATCTTGATACTCATCTACTGTTATATAAGTATATTTTTGACTTTGCTCTTGTGCAAATTGTTCATCTTCTAAAATTTTATTAGTTAGCATGAGTAAATCATCAAAATCCATGAAATTATTTTGGATTAAAAAATGCTCATATTGCTCATATAAATGAATGATTTCTTCGTAATTTTTGTTTTTTTCATCTTTTAAAAATTCTAATTCTTTGCGTATTTCTTGAGCGCTTTTGCTTTGATTTTTAAAATTTGAAATATAAGCACCTATGCTTGCTAAAGAGCTTTGCAAATTTTCGCTAGCTAAATCTTTTAGTATTTTCTTTTTATCATCTGTATCAATAATGACAAAATTATTTGCTCTATTAATTCTTTCGCTATAAAGTCTTAAAAATAACAAACCAAATTTATGAAAAGTACATAAAAGGGGATTATGTAAATTTTGATCTTGTAAAAGTGCTAAGGCTCTTGTTTTCATTACATTAGCAGCTTTATTTGTAAAGGTTAGCGTGAGGGTATTTTGCGCAGGAATACCTACATGATCGATTAAATAGGCAAGTCTAGTGGTAATGGTTTTAGTCTTTCCACTACCTGCACCTGCTAGTATTAGCATAGCTCCATCAATATGCATGATAGCTTCTTTTTGGCTATCATTTAAACCTTCAAAAAAACTCATTTTTTAAATAAATCTTTATTGTTGGGATTGTTTAAAAAAGCATTCATGGATTTTTCTTTTAACTTTTGATCATTTTGCTTTTTAAAATAGTTTGAAAAATTGACAAAAATGATATTATCTTCAACTTGAATTTGAGTAATTGCCCCTAAATCCACTTTCACAAAGGTTGCAAAATCATCAGGTCCAAAACCTGCGTGAAATTCTATATGCTCATTTGTTAAAACTATGGATTTAAAAGTATAACCACCAAGTGCAAAAAGACAATAAGGATTTTTGCTCACTACATCTAATTCTGGTGGTAAAGGAGGTTCGAGTGTAACAAATTTAGTATTTACAATGATATTAAACTCAATATCTTCTTGGATTAAAATTTGCAAACATTCATAAATGCTTTTTTGCATTAAAGTTATAAAATTTTTATTATTTAAAATTTTATCAATCATTGCTTAGCCTTAAAAATTCATCTACTAGTATCCTAACTTGCTCTAAGCCTATATTCCAAAATTTATCACTTTCTATATCAAAGCCAAACATAGCTACAAGTTCTTTTGGGCTTTTGCTTCCCCCACTACTTAAAAACTCAATATAAATTGAAGTAAAATTAGAGCATTTGCCACTTTTATATAGACCATAAAGTGCTAAAACTAAAAGTTGTGCATAAGCATAAGCATAGCAGTAAAATGGAGAGTGTATAAAATGTGGTATATAAGAATACCAAAGGCCATAGTTTTTGGTTAAAACTACACTATCTTGAAACATTTTTCTTGATTCTTCAAGCCAAATTTCACTTAGTTCTTGAGCGCTTAGTTCTTCTTTTTTAGCATGAAATCTGCGTTCAAAAGTAGTAAAATTAATCTGTCTATAAAGAGTAGCAAAAATATCTTCGATTTTTGCTGCATATAAAGATAAAAGCTCCTCTTTGTCTAAATTTTCTTTAATGTAATCAAAAATCAACATTTCTGCAAACACTGAAGCAGTTTCTGCTGTAGTTAGAGGTGTATCTTGATTTAAAAAACTTACTTTATAAGAAAGTTTTTGATGTATAGTGTGGCCTAGCTCATGAGCTAGGGTAAAAAGATCGCGTCTTTGGTTGGTATAGTTTAAAAGTATGAAAGGATGGCTTAGCGGCGTGCTTGAGTGAGAAAATGCTCCACTTTGTTTAAATTCTTTAGGATAAACATCGATCCAATTATTCTCAAAAGCTTCTTTTGCTATCATATAAAAATCTTTAGAAAATTTTTCAAAGGCTTTTAAAACGATATCCTTTCCTTGATTAAAATCAACTTGCATTTCTTTTCCAATAGGTGCATAACGATCATAATCTTTTAACTTTTTATATCCTAGAATTTTTTTCTTTGCATTGTAAAATTTAGAAACGATATCAAAGCTATTCTCGCTAGCACTAATAAGCGCATCAACACTTTTTTTAGAAATTTGATTTCTTATATGCCTTGGAGTTTCTGGGTTTTCATAAGATCTTAACTCACAAATGCTGGCAAGTTCACTTTTAATCATATTAAAAATATATACTAAAAGTTTGTTTTGCTTTTTTAAGGTTTTGCTAAAGCATTTTGAAGCTTTTTTTCTAATGCTTCTATCTTTATCATAAAGCTTGCTTAGAATTTCTTCCTCGCTTAATTTTTGCCCTTCAAAATTAAATTTTAAAGCACTAAAGGTTTCATCAAATAATCTTGCAAATGCATTTGAACCTGTACTTGATAGAACCAAGATAACTCTTTCTTCTTTTTTAGAAAGATTGTGTTTTTTGTGTTTGATAAGATTGTTCAAATAAAACTCATAATCTTTGCAAAATGTGATGAAAGTTTTACTTTTTTCTTCTTTTAACTCGCAAAATTCAAGCTCAAAAAATAAAAGATTTTCTTCTATTTTTTTACTTAAATTTTCATATTTTGCATAAAAAGCACCCTTGGTAGTATCTTGAGCAAAATTTAAATACACATAGGTTAGTATGTGGGAAAGCTTTAAGATTAATTCTTCATAATTTTTTAAAGCCTGTAAAAATTGCTCATTGCTTAAACTATGAAGATTAGTTTCATATTGTTTTTTAAATTCACAAGCTTCATCTTGGATTTTTTGTAAAAAAAGATTTAATTCTTGCTCATCTTTAAATAATGTACTTAAGTTCCAATTTTGCATGATTTTAGCTTTCTAAAATGAGTTTTTTTAATACAGCCATTCTAATGGCAACACCATTTTTAACTTGAGTTAAAACCTTGCATCTTTTATCAGCCATTACTTCATCACTAATATCGATATTTCTATGCACAGGACCAGGATGTAAGATAATGAGATTTTTATCTTTTATTAAATCTTTGCTAATACAAAAATCATTTGCATAATCTTTAAGCGATGCATAGGTTGGAATATTGTGTCTTTCAGTTTGTGTTCTAAGACTCATGATAATATCAACATCATCAATAACTTCTTTTAGTTTATTTGTTTTTTTAATAGGATAATTTGGCATAAAATGAGGCGGGGACACTAGGGTGATATCAATACCAAAACGAGGTAATAATTCTAAATTTGAAGCAGCAACGCGTGAGTTTTTAATATCTCCTACTATCGCTATTTTTTTACCTTTTACATTATAGTTAAAATGCTCCATTATAGTAAAAAGATCAAGCAAAGCTTGGGTAGGATGAGCGTGTTTACCATCGCCTCCATTAACTATAGGACAATGAGTGTAATTTGCTAAAGTATGAGGCACGCCTGAGTTTTTGTGTCTAACTACAATAGCACTTGGCGCCATTGCGTCTAAATTTGCAGCAGTATCAAAAAGTGTTTCGCCTTTGCTTGAACTACTTCTTGAAACATCTAATTTTAAAACTTTAGCACCTAGTCTTCTTGCGGCTGTTTCAAAGCTTGATTGAGTGCGTGTTGAATTTTCAAAGAAAATTGTTGTGACACTTTTTCCTTCTAAAAATGTACGCGGTTTTTCATCTAAAAATTCTTTTGCTTCTTTAAATAAAGTCAAGATTTCATCATTGTTAAAATCTTTTGTAGTAATTAAATGCCTCATAAGTCCTCCTTAAATTTTTAAATTAAGTTCATTATCTGAACAAATAGCACTAAATAAAACATCTGTTGAGCTATTTAAAGCTGTTTCAACGCTATCTTGAATAACCCCTATGATAAATCCAACCGCAACTACTTGCATAGCTATATCATAATCGATATTAAACAAAGAGCAAGCAAGCGGTATGAGTAAAAGCGAACCTCCGGCAACCCCACTAGCTCCACAAGCTGCAAATGCAGCTAATACACTCAAAAGCATAGCTTGTAAAAAATTTATTTCAATACCTACTGTATGAGCTGCTGCAAGACTTAGTATAGCTATAGTTACAGCTGCCCCTGCCATATTAATCGTAGCTCCTAGTGGAATAGAAATGCTATATAGATTATTGTTGATATTTAATTTAGAGCAAAGTGCCATATTTACAGGGATGTTTGCTGCAGAACTTCTTGTAAAAAATGCAAAAACAGCACTATGTTTTAAGCAAATAAAAATCAAAGGATAAGGATTTTTCTTCGTATAAGCAAAGACAATTAAAGCATTAATTACAAAGGCTACAAAAAACATGGTTAAAACTAAAATGATTAATAATTTAATATAACTTAAAAGTCCTGCTGCTCCTGTTTGAGCAACTGAATTAGCCACAAGTCCAAAAATTCCAAAAGGAGCAAGCTTGACTATAAATTTAACGATTTTTAATACACCCTCGTTTATATCAGTAAAAAGTTGTTTTGCATCATTAGAGCAATGTCTTAGAGCAAAACCTCCACCAATAGCCCAAGCTAATATGCTTAAATAATTTCCTGAAGATAAAGCGTGGATAG
Protein-coding regions in this window:
- a CDS encoding M3 family oligoendopeptidase; this encodes MQNWNLSTLFKDEQELNLFLQKIQDEACEFKKQYETNLHSLSNEQFLQALKNYEELILKLSHILTYVYLNFAQDTTKGAFYAKYENLSKKIEENLLFFELEFCELKEEKSKTFITFCKDYEFYLNNLIKHKKHNLSKKEERVILVLSSTGSNAFARLFDETFSALKFNFEGQKLSEEEILSKLYDKDRSIRKKASKCFSKTLKKQNKLLVYIFNMIKSELASICELRSYENPETPRHIRNQISKKSVDALISASENSFDIVSKFYNAKKKILGYKKLKDYDRYAPIGKEMQVDFNQGKDIVLKAFEKFSKDFYMIAKEAFENNWIDVYPKEFKQSGAFSHSSTPLSHPFILLNYTNQRRDLFTLAHELGHTIHQKLSYKVSFLNQDTPLTTAETASVFAEMLIFDYIKENLDKEELLSLYAAKIEDIFATLYRQINFTTFERRFHAKKEELSAQELSEIWLEESRKMFQDSVVLTKNYGLWYSYIPHFIHSPFYCYAYAYAQLLVLALYGLYKSGKCSNFTSIYIEFLSSGGSKSPKELVAMFGFDIESDKFWNIGLEQVRILVDEFLRLSND
- a CDS encoding aspartate carbamoyltransferase catalytic subunit, coding for MRHLITTKDFNNDEILTLFKEAKEFLDEKPRTFLEGKSVTTIFFENSTRTQSSFETAARRLGAKVLKLDVSRSSSSKGETLFDTAANLDAMAPSAIVVRHKNSGVPHTLANYTHCPIVNGGDGKHAHPTQALLDLFTIMEHFNYNVKGKKIAIVGDIKNSRVAASNLELLPRFGIDITLVSPPHFMPNYPIKKTNKLKEVIDDVDIIMSLRTQTERHNIPTYASLKDYANDFCISKDLIKDKNLIILHPGPVHRNIDISDEVMADKRCKVLTQVKNGVAIRMAVLKKLILES
- the sstT gene encoding serine/threonine transporter SstT; protein product: MSLFSYAIKRYKDGNLILQICIGIVLGILVGIFSKDLAIFANIFGALFTGALKAIAPILVFILILTTICTKEFNHGSEKIKHIIFLYIFGTFLASLSAVSISFIFPVELVLTDIEKASTTSPAHIGEVFKTLLFQVVDNPIHALSSGNYLSILAWAIGGGFALRHCSNDAKQLFTDINEGVLKIVKFIVKLAPFGIFGLVANSVAQTGAAGLLSYIKLLIILVLTMFFVAFVINALIVFAYTKKNPYPLIFICLKHSAVFAFFTRSSAANIPVNMALCSKLNINNNLYSISIPLGATINMAGAAVTIAILSLAAAHTVGIEINFLQAMLLSVLAAFAACGASGVAGGSLLLIPLACSLFNIDYDIAMQVVAVGFIIGVIQDSVETALNSSTDVLFSAICSDNELNLKI